In the Limanda limanda chromosome 10, fLimLim1.1, whole genome shotgun sequence genome, one interval contains:
- the npas4a gene encoding neuronal PAS domain-containing protein 4A codes for MYRSTKGASKARRDQINSEIRFLKDLLPLSEADKARLSYLHIMSLACMYTRKSVFFTQEAGAAASLEESSQYLLFHELSELMQALPGFLMLLTGEGKLLYMSDSVSEHLGHSMVDLVAQGDSVYDIIDASDHLIMRTNLSTSTSLEIDRLFRCHFNTSKSVRRQSAGNKLVLIRAHCLPPPTTSPAAGSYWTSNPVWVCFCSPLEPHPSRSGPGTERDTTSSPSQAEANLFLSCFYSQHGRDMRLETAQDSVSTYLGFDVTALRARSWYSLLHPQDLSHASAQHRSLLREGGEGRAEMVVRVEAQDQSWVWLYMVLQLQPGEIPISSNNYIISESEAWSVRQQLSSEQTQLTLVLTTGTSQPEGLSLQSPETLSSPDQVFTPGSSGLSAQSFDFSTTGCSVGSSDDPGSSAAEAMQVEGDPRSSISSMEEDSFFQQHPAENPSAASSPTPVTVETVADLDFLTQNILLPPSFQLDPPLPVLPLPPVPTSQAQQTKEFVCTPPYTPLISGANFPFNEPLFSFDPSGTTTPPPADTTASATTSLAPSGSSTTQPTTASSPAPPTTLSSKLSLTLPTLPTDLLFPTEPYGGSLYEKLPPTPDSPGDDDCTVMTLPEVRGPLYVDVPMGPLQCPPEGLLTPEASPGKQPCLSFFSLEREREKERAEISLLAQHISSLAEGFYLDPLLSKLSPSSSPPSPFLSPNIETPDVESVHMQREFYPIKAWRGLDIPLFLDEDDSLFEESILQTLLQDDFAPPQTHVPSFPSPCTSPMLNPSSPGSPQIPVCWHQPSQFEGVGHFCSVQSAQCNSMDVCGATEASGTGMMAEGEGLEEEAMEIEVVSSPVSCCSSIPASPPLILTASPSPSTSMPIGSPTPAVSCTQSLMEELAVLEPMFGAGASIAPGLGQQPELYQLQCHPSPQCFHKDGSGSVPPF; via the exons ATGTACCGCTCAACCAAAGGAGCATCCAAGGCTCGGCGGGACCAGATCAACAGCGAGATCCGGTTCCTGAAGGACTTGTTGCCCCTCTCCGAGGCAGATAAAGCACGGCTCTCGTACCTGCACATCATGTCGCTGGCCTGCATGTACACGAGGAAATCCGTCTTCTTCACTCAAG aaGCGGGAGCTGCTGCTAGTCTTGAGGAGAGCTCGCAGTATCTGCTGTTCCACGAGCTGTCGGAGTTGATGCAGGCGCTGCCGGGTTTTCTGATGCTGCTGACTGGGGAAGGGAAGCTCCTGTACATGTCAGACAGCGTCTCCGAGCACCTCGGACACTCCATG GTGGATCTTGTGGCACAGGGAGACAGTGTGTATGATATCATCGACGCCTCAGATCATCTTATCATGAGGACCAACCTGTCAACGTCTACATCACTTGAGATAG ACCGTCTCTTCCGCTGTCATTTCAACACCTCTAAGTCTGTGCGGAGGCAGAGTGCTGGGAACAAGCTGGTTCTGATCCGAGCTCACTGCCTgccaccccccaccacctctcCTGCTGCCGGGTCCTACTGGACATCCAaccctgtgtgggtgtgtttctgCTCCCCTCTGGAGCCCCACCCATCCCGCTCTGGCCccgggacagagagggacacgACTTCCAGCCCTTCTCAGGCCGAGGCCAACTTGTTTCTGTCCTGCTTCTACTCCCAACATGGCCGGGACATGAGGCTGGAGACAGCACAGGACAG TGTAAGCACCTATCTTGGCTTTGATGTGACAGCTTTACGCGCCCGCTCCTGGTACAGCCTCCTCCACCCACAGGATCTGTCACATGCCTCCGCTCAGCACCGCAGCCTAT tgagagaaggaggagagggcagAGCTGAGATGGTGGTTCGTGTGGAAGCTCAGGACCAGTCGTGGGTTTGGCTTTACATGGTTCTACAGCTGCAGCCTGGAGAAATTCCTATCAGCAGCAACAACTACATCATCAG tgagTCTGAGGCCTGGTCAGTGCGTCAGCAGCTCAGCTCGGAGCAGACCCAGCTGACCCTGGTCCTGACCACTGGCACCTCTCAGCCAGAGGGTCTGAGCCTGCAGTCCCCAGAGACCCTGTCCAGCCCAGACCAGGTCTTCACCCCCGGCAGCAGCGGCCTGTCGGCCCAGTCCTTTGACTTCAGCACCACCGGCTGCAGCGTGGGCTCCTCTGACGACCCTGGGAGCTCCGCGGCCGAGGCCATGCAGGTGGAGGGAGACCCCCGCTCCAGTATCTCCTCTATGGAGGAAGACAGCTTCTTCCAGCAGCATCCCGCTGAAAACCCCTCCGCTGCTTCCTCCCCCACTCCGGTCACCGTTGAAACAGTGGCAGACTTAGACTTTTTAACCCAGAACATTCTCCTGCCGCCGTCCTTCCAGCTCGACCCCCCGCTGCCAGTCCTGCCCCTCCCACCCGTCCCCACCTCACAAGCTCAACAGACCAAAGAGTTTGTGTGCACCCCACCCTACACCCCCCTTATTAGTGGGGCTAACTTCCCATTCAATGAACCCCTCTTCAGCTTCGACCCCAGCGGCACTACCACACCTCCCCCCGCTGACACAACGGCCTCTGCCACCACTTCCTTGGCCCCCTCAGGTTCCTCCACCACCCAACCAACGACCGCCTCCAGCCCCGCTCCCCCCACAACCCTCTCTTCCAAGCTCTCCCTCACTCTACCAACCCTCCCCACTGATCTCCTCTTCCCGACCGAGCCCTATGGCGGCTCCCTCTATGAGAAACTGCCCCCCACACCCGACAGCCCCGGAGATGACGACTGCACAGTGATGACCCTGCCCGAGGTCCGGGGTCCACTGTATGTAGATGTACCAATGGGGCCCCTCCAGTGCCCCCCCGAGGGCCTTCTCACACCAGAGGCATCCCCTGGCAAACAGCCctgcctctccttcttctccctggagagagagagggagaaggagagggcaGAGATCTCTCTCTTAGCTCAGCACATCAGCTCATTGGCAGAGGGATTCTACCTGGATCCACTCTTGTCCAAACTCTCACCCTcgtcctcccctccctcccccttcctGTCCCCCAACATAGAAACCCCTGATGTTGAATCAGTCCACATGCAGAGGGAGTTTTATCCCATCAAAGCGTGGAGAGGTCTGGACATTCCCCTCTTCCTCGATGAAGATGACTCTCTGTTTGAAGAGAGCATCCTACAAACCCTGCTCCAAGACGACTTCGCTCCTCCTCAGACACACgtcccctccttcccctccccgTGCACCTCTCCTATGCTCAACCCCTCCAGCCCAGGTTCTCCTCAAATCCCAGTGTGCTGGCACCAACCCTCCCAGTTTGAGGGAGTGGGCCACTTCTGTAGCGTCCAATCGGCGCAATGTAACTCCATGGACGTGTGCGGGGCGACAGAGGCTTCTGGGACTGGGATGATGGCGGAAGGGGAGGGGCTAGAGGAGGAAGCAATGGAGATCGAGGTGGTGTCATCTCCTGTGTCCTGTTGCTCCTCCATCCCAGCTTCCCCTCCCCTCATTCTCACCGCCTCCCCCAGCCCCTCCACCTCGATGCCCATCGGCTCGCCAACGCCCGCCGTGTCTTGCACTCAGTCCCTCATGGAGGAACTGGCCGTCCTGGAACCCATGTTTGGGGCAGGTGCCTCGATCGCCCCTGGCTTAGGGCAACAACCTGAGTTGTATCAACTCCAATGTCATCCATCGCCACAGTGCTTCCACAAAG ATGGGAGTGGAAGTGTTCCTCCGTTCTAA